In Syntrophotaleaceae bacterium, a genomic segment contains:
- a CDS encoding peptidoglycan-binding domain-containing protein, translating into MRRIVLITTMAFIAGLFTVSQGLGAGEYGQDQVSEDAAGMDQGTTGMDQGTTGMDQGTTGMDEGATGMDQGMSGMDPTTAAVQLDSSQISEVQRLLQEQGYDPGSTDGVMGTQTQEALRNFQESQGLAASGEPTEETLRALAPDAETQEMLGISPEFGQDQMQQDQMQEPMQPEEMGQEQPQDGGIGESEPQGSTY; encoded by the coding sequence ATGAGACGTATAGTCCTGATTACCACAATGGCTTTCATTGCCGGGCTCTTCACTGTCAGCCAGGGTTTGGGAGCCGGCGAGTACGGGCAAGATCAAGTCTCAGAAGATGCTGCGGGAATGGATCAGGGAACGACTGGCATGGATCAGGGAACGACTGGCATGGATCAGGGAACCACGGGTATGGACGAGGGAGCCACGGGCATGGACCAGGGGATGTCCGGAATGGATCCAACCACGGCTGCAGTTCAATTGGACAGCAGCCAGATCTCCGAAGTACAGAGACTTCTCCAGGAGCAGGGTTATGACCCGGGCTCCACGGACGGCGTGATGGGGACTCAGACCCAGGAAGCACTGCGCAATTTCCAGGAATCTCAGGGCCTGGCCGCCTCCGGCGAGCCCACTGAGGAAACCCTGAGGGCCTTGGCTCCGGATGCGGAAACCCAGGAAATGTTGGGTATTTCTCCGGAGTTCGGCCAGGATCAGATGCAGCAGGATCAGATGCAGGAGCCGATGCAGCCTGAGGAGATGGGGCAGGAACAGCCCCAGGATGGCGGGATTGGCGAATCCGAACCTCAGGGGTCCACTTACTAA